The proteins below are encoded in one region of Methanofollis aquaemaris:
- a CDS encoding glycosyltransferase, protein MISVVIPTYNEEANIAACLASLCNQTLPRERYELIVVDGGSKDRTREIAAEYADQVFIQTSKKVGGARNDGAKAAKGEIVATTDADCVIPPDWLERIEEDFARHPDVVQVYGLVYPKEKNLKHSISLALANVFSRLGSWTHTMYYTLGCNTAFRREAFIEVGMYRCIDAGDDLEIARRTSEVGKVFLDTSLRVAFDMRRYEQFGTLKSLWEWIYIVVRGGNSEKYSYSKREYK, encoded by the coding sequence AGGCGAACATCGCCGCGTGTCTTGCGTCGCTCTGCAACCAGACCCTCCCCAGGGAGCGCTACGAACTCATCGTCGTCGACGGCGGGTCGAAGGACAGGACCCGCGAGATCGCCGCCGAATATGCCGACCAGGTCTTCATCCAGACGAGCAAGAAGGTCGGCGGCGCACGGAACGACGGGGCGAAGGCGGCGAAGGGGGAGATCGTCGCCACGACCGACGCCGACTGCGTCATCCCCCCGGACTGGCTGGAGCGGATCGAGGAGGACTTCGCGCGCCACCCGGACGTCGTCCAGGTCTACGGCCTGGTGTATCCCAAGGAGAAGAACCTCAAACACTCCATCTCCCTCGCCCTGGCCAACGTCTTCTCCCGCCTCGGTTCGTGGACGCACACCATGTACTACACCCTCGGGTGCAACACCGCCTTCCGCCGCGAGGCCTTCATCGAGGTCGGGATGTACCGGTGCATCGACGCCGGCGACGACCTGGAGATCGCCCGCCGGACCAGCGAGGTCGGGAAGGTTTTCCTCGACACCTCACTCCGCGTCGCCTTCGATATGCGCCGGTACGAGCAGTTCGGGACGCTCAAGTCCCTCTGGGAGTGGATCTATATCGTGGTGCGGGGCGGGAACTCCGAGAAGTATTCGTACTCGAAGCGCGAGTATAAGTGA